A genomic window from Equus asinus isolate D_3611 breed Donkey chromosome 25, EquAss-T2T_v2, whole genome shotgun sequence includes:
- the LOC123280557 gene encoding low affinity immunoglobulin gamma Fc region receptor III-like isoform X2 — protein MAVAWWRGSEGAPQRRSVPADEGCRVGRGAGAGAGRRLVAPVAAPRCGRAGRRSRAAPGGGGGGGGGGGGRTAVARAPGRRLGAGRAVRRWWYSVPLPNATGLRPSSGMTVEIPMFPNVHPGNQWLLQPLPVLLLLASADRGAGLPKAVVSLEPPWINVLQDDSVTLKCQGAHTLEDHPTQWFHNGSPIPTQVQPSYSFKAQENDSGDYRCQTGQMSLSDPVHLDVISDWLLLQTPRLVFQEGEPIHLRCHSWRSNPLYKVVFFQNGKSKKFSPVNSSLFILGASLSHSGEYHCTGFIGQMLRSSQPVNITVQGLATVFVFLRWFQIAFCLVMGLLFAVDTGLYVSVQRDLPRSVGDGKNCKVRWSQGSENK, from the exons atggcggtcgcttggtggcgcggcagcgagggcgccccccagaggcggtccgtcccggcggacgagggctgccgcgtcgggcgcggcgctggcgctggcgcggggcggcggttggtggcgccggtggcagcgccgcgctgcgggcgggcggggcgtcggagcagggctgcgccaggcggcggcggcggcggcggcggcggcggcggcggccggacggctgtggcgcgagccccgggccggcgtctcggggcaggtcgggctgtgcggcgttggtggtatagtg TTCCTCTCCCAAATGCCACTGGACTCAGGCCCAGTTCTGGGATGACTGTGGAGATCCCGATGTTTCCAAATGTACATCCTGGTAACCAGTGGCTGCTTCAACCACTGCCCGTTTTGCTGCTGCTAG CTTCTGCAGACAGAGGAGCTG GTCTCCCGAAGGCTGTGGTGAGCCTTGAGCCCCCATGGATCAACGTGCTCCAGGATGATTCTGTGACTCTGAAGTGCCAGGGGGCCCATACCCTTGAAGACCACCCCACTCAGTGGTTCCATAATGGGAGCCCCATCCCGACCCAGGTCCAGCCCAGCTACAGCTTTAAGGCCCAAGAGAATGACAGTGGAGACTACAGGTGCCAGACGGGCCAGATGAGCCTCAGTGACCCTGTGCATCTGGATGTGATTTCCG ACTGGTTGCTGCTCCAGACCCCTCGCCTGGTGTTCCAAGAGGGGGAGCCCATCCACCTGAGGTGCCACAGCTGGAGAAGCAACCCTCTGTACAAGGTCGTATTTTTCCAGAATGGAAAATCCAAGAAGTTTTCCCCTGTCAATTCCAGCTTATTCATCCTAGGAGCGAGCCTTAGTCACAGTGGCGAGTACCACTGCACAGGATTTATAGGGCAGATGCTGCGCTCCTCACAGCCTGTGAACATCACTGTCCAAG GTCTGGCAACTGTATTCGTCTTTCTCCGTTGGTTTCAAATCGCTTTCTGCCTGGTGATGGGACTCCTGTTTGCAGTGGATACAGGGCTGTATGTTTCTGTGCAGAGAGACCTTCCAAGATCAGTGGGAGATGGGAAGAATTGCAAAGTGAGATGGAGCCAGGGCTCTGAAAACAAATGA
- the LOC123280557 gene encoding low affinity immunoglobulin gamma Fc region receptor III-like isoform X1, with translation MAVAWWRGSEGAPQRRSVPADEGCRVGRGAGAGAGRRLVAPVAAPRCGRAGRRSRAAPGGGGGGGGGGGGRTAVARAPGRRLGAGRAVRRWWYSVPLPNATGLRPSSGMTVEIPMFPNVHPGNQWLLQPLPVLLLLASADRGAAGLPKAVVSLEPPWINVLQDDSVTLKCQGAHTLEDHPTQWFHNGSPIPTQVQPSYSFKAQENDSGDYRCQTGQMSLSDPVHLDVISDWLLLQTPRLVFQEGEPIHLRCHSWRSNPLYKVVFFQNGKSKKFSPVNSSLFILGASLSHSGEYHCTGFIGQMLRSSQPVNITVQGLATVFVFLRWFQIAFCLVMGLLFAVDTGLYVSVQRDLPRSVGDGKNCKVRWSQGSENK, from the exons atggcggtcgcttggtggcgcggcagcgagggcgccccccagaggcggtccgtcccggcggacgagggctgccgcgtcgggcgcggcgctggcgctggcgcggggcggcggttggtggcgccggtggcagcgccgcgctgcgggcgggcggggcgtcggagcagggctgcgccaggcggcggcggcggcggcggcggcggcggcggcggccggacggctgtggcgcgagccccgggccggcgtctcggggcaggtcgggctgtgcggcgttggtggtatagtg TTCCTCTCCCAAATGCCACTGGACTCAGGCCCAGTTCTGGGATGACTGTGGAGATCCCGATGTTTCCAAATGTACATCCTGGTAACCAGTGGCTGCTTCAACCACTGCCCGTTTTGCTGCTGCTAG CTTCTGCAGACAGAGGAGCTG CAGGTCTCCCGAAGGCTGTGGTGAGCCTTGAGCCCCCATGGATCAACGTGCTCCAGGATGATTCTGTGACTCTGAAGTGCCAGGGGGCCCATACCCTTGAAGACCACCCCACTCAGTGGTTCCATAATGGGAGCCCCATCCCGACCCAGGTCCAGCCCAGCTACAGCTTTAAGGCCCAAGAGAATGACAGTGGAGACTACAGGTGCCAGACGGGCCAGATGAGCCTCAGTGACCCTGTGCATCTGGATGTGATTTCCG ACTGGTTGCTGCTCCAGACCCCTCGCCTGGTGTTCCAAGAGGGGGAGCCCATCCACCTGAGGTGCCACAGCTGGAGAAGCAACCCTCTGTACAAGGTCGTATTTTTCCAGAATGGAAAATCCAAGAAGTTTTCCCCTGTCAATTCCAGCTTATTCATCCTAGGAGCGAGCCTTAGTCACAGTGGCGAGTACCACTGCACAGGATTTATAGGGCAGATGCTGCGCTCCTCACAGCCTGTGAACATCACTGTCCAAG GTCTGGCAACTGTATTCGTCTTTCTCCGTTGGTTTCAAATCGCTTTCTGCCTGGTGATGGGACTCCTGTTTGCAGTGGATACAGGGCTGTATGTTTCTGTGCAGAGAGACCTTCCAAGATCAGTGGGAGATGGGAAGAATTGCAAAGTGAGATGGAGCCAGGGCTCTGAAAACAAATGA